In one window of Arthrobacter pascens DNA:
- a CDS encoding PEP-utilizing enzyme: MNSTPPDPDATESIDPSNAVLTGIGASPGITTGTAPTIRSVDQFSAVRPGDVLVCHTTDPAWTPLFGMAAAVITETGGVLSHAAIVAREYRIPAVVGITDALTRIRPGTRLLVDGTHGTVHQDPRNPGGAPP; this comes from the coding sequence GTGAACTCCACCCCTCCCGACCCGGACGCAACGGAAAGTATCGATCCTTCGAACGCGGTTCTCACCGGAATCGGCGCCAGCCCCGGTATCACCACCGGGACGGCACCGACCATCCGCAGCGTGGATCAGTTTTCCGCCGTAAGGCCTGGCGACGTCCTGGTATGCCACACGACCGACCCCGCTTGGACACCGCTGTTCGGGATGGCCGCTGCGGTGATCACGGAAACAGGCGGTGTGCTGTCCCACGCCGCAATCGTCGCCCGTGAATATCGCATACCCGCCGTCGTGGGGATCACCGACGCCCTGACCCGTATCAGGCCCGGAACAAGGCTGTTGGTGGACGGAACACATGGAACCGTCCACCAGGATCCGCGCAATCCCGGCGGGGCTCCACCATGA
- a CDS encoding extracellular solute-binding protein codes for MIPRKLSLAAAVATAAALTLTACGGGEPPAADSKTVTMMAPYLGAQPPNTSGAVQKKLEELTGKTVNITWAPNASYEDKTNITLASSEIPQVMVVQSKSPGFVKNAEAGAFWDLTDKLKDYPNLNTTLPDVQKNASVNGKVYGVFRGRAPMRTAVMFRQDWLDKLGLKAPQTVEDLYTVAKAFTQQDPDGNGVNDTYGITIPKWGALGTNSPYDVIEEWFGAGNRWTERDGKLVPSFETDEFLEADRFIKKMIDEKLINPDFATFDSTKWNEPFFNGKSGAIIEVDSRVSALISLFKQANPNDFQNKVGFVGNLKGPDGKLHAHPTDGYSGFLAIPKTSVRTEAELKNVLSFLDKMNSKDVSILLNNGIENVNFTVVDGKAAPVTPETAESKAVAEDIKSYSQLGTNVRNNEFYPVKQASDYEQKVFDKRTDVMAQDLKSAVYNPAAAFVSPTYVAKGAQLDNIVADARIKYLAGQIDEQGLKDAIKLWDTSGGDKVTEEINKLWKENK; via the coding sequence ATGATCCCCAGAAAACTCAGCCTGGCCGCCGCCGTCGCGACCGCTGCGGCACTGACTCTGACTGCCTGCGGCGGGGGTGAACCGCCGGCCGCCGACTCTAAAACGGTGACCATGATGGCCCCGTACCTTGGAGCACAGCCGCCCAACACGAGCGGCGCCGTACAGAAGAAGCTTGAGGAACTGACGGGCAAGACGGTGAACATCACGTGGGCGCCCAACGCTTCCTACGAGGACAAGACCAACATCACCCTGGCCTCATCCGAGATCCCCCAGGTCATGGTCGTTCAAAGCAAGTCACCGGGGTTCGTGAAGAATGCCGAAGCCGGTGCCTTCTGGGACCTGACGGACAAGCTCAAGGACTACCCCAACCTCAACACCACGCTTCCGGATGTGCAGAAGAACGCCAGCGTCAACGGCAAGGTCTACGGTGTTTTCCGCGGCCGGGCACCCATGCGTACCGCCGTCATGTTCCGCCAGGACTGGCTGGACAAGCTGGGTCTGAAGGCGCCGCAAACCGTTGAGGACCTCTACACGGTGGCAAAGGCCTTCACCCAGCAGGACCCGGACGGCAACGGTGTGAACGACACCTATGGCATTACCATCCCCAAGTGGGGCGCCCTGGGAACAAACAGCCCCTACGACGTCATCGAAGAGTGGTTCGGCGCCGGGAACCGGTGGACTGAACGGGACGGCAAGCTGGTCCCCAGTTTCGAAACAGATGAGTTCTTGGAGGCCGATCGGTTCATCAAGAAGATGATTGACGAGAAGCTCATCAACCCTGACTTCGCCACGTTCGACAGCACCAAGTGGAATGAGCCGTTCTTCAACGGCAAGAGCGGCGCCATCATCGAAGTCGACTCCCGGGTGAGCGCCTTGATCAGCCTGTTCAAGCAGGCGAACCCCAATGACTTCCAGAACAAGGTGGGCTTTGTGGGCAACCTCAAGGGCCCGGACGGAAAGCTCCACGCCCATCCCACCGACGGTTACTCCGGCTTCCTGGCCATCCCGAAGACCAGCGTGCGCACCGAGGCCGAGCTGAAGAACGTCCTGTCCTTCCTGGACAAGATGAACTCCAAAGACGTCAGTATCCTCCTGAACAACGGCATCGAGAACGTCAACTTCACCGTGGTGGACGGCAAAGCCGCACCCGTCACGCCGGAAACGGCCGAAAGCAAGGCCGTCGCCGAAGACATCAAGAGCTACTCCCAGCTCGGCACCAACGTCAGGAACAACGAGTTCTACCCTGTGAAGCAGGCGTCGGACTACGAACAGAAGGTCTTCGACAAGCGCACCGACGTCATGGCGCAGGACCTCAAGAGTGCGGTCTACAACCCGGCCGCGGCCTTCGTTTCCCCCACCTACGTCGCAAAGGGCGCGCAGTTGGACAACATCGTGGCGGACGCCCGGATCAAATACCTGGCCGGCCAAATCGATGAGCAGGGGCTGAAGGACGCCATCAAGCTGTGGGACACCAGCGGCGGGGACAAGGTCACGGAAGAAATTAACAAGCTCTGGAAAGAGAACAAGTAG
- a CDS encoding LacI family DNA-binding transcriptional regulator, giving the protein MSRSASIKDVATHASVAVGTVSNVLNYPDRVSQRTKDRVLRAIDELGFIRNDAARQLRAGQSRTIGLIVLDVGNPFFTSVVRAAEDAAALHGSAVLLGDSGHNAGREANYIDLFQEQRVQGLLISPVGDVTERLDQLRERGIPTVLVDRLADENHYSSVSVDDDAGGYLAARHLLDTGRRRLAFVGGPASIRQVADRLQGARRAVKEEQDATLEVLDSEGQTVLAGRSVGNMLVERHRAELPDGIFCANDLLALGVMQSLTMTHTLRIPEDIALIGYDDIDFAVSAVVPLSSIRQPTEAIGRTAIELLAEEVEASTARHRAVVFTPELVVRHSTGPA; this is encoded by the coding sequence ATGAGTCGTTCAGCCAGCATTAAGGACGTAGCAACCCACGCAAGCGTGGCAGTGGGCACAGTCTCCAACGTACTGAACTACCCGGACAGGGTGTCCCAGCGAACCAAGGACCGCGTCCTGCGCGCAATCGACGAACTTGGCTTCATCCGTAACGATGCTGCCCGCCAGTTGCGTGCCGGCCAAAGCCGGACCATCGGCCTGATTGTCCTGGATGTGGGAAACCCCTTCTTTACTTCGGTGGTTCGCGCGGCCGAGGACGCCGCCGCCCTTCATGGCAGCGCTGTGCTGCTGGGCGACAGCGGACACAATGCCGGCCGCGAAGCCAACTACATCGACCTCTTCCAGGAACAGCGCGTGCAGGGCCTGCTGATCTCGCCTGTGGGTGACGTTACTGAACGGCTGGACCAGCTCCGCGAGCGCGGCATCCCCACGGTCCTGGTGGACCGGCTCGCTGATGAGAACCACTACAGCTCGGTTTCCGTAGACGACGACGCCGGCGGGTACCTTGCCGCCCGCCACCTGTTGGACACCGGCCGCCGTCGGCTTGCGTTTGTTGGCGGTCCCGCCTCCATCCGTCAGGTGGCTGACCGCCTGCAGGGTGCTCGCCGGGCCGTCAAGGAGGAGCAGGATGCCACCCTGGAGGTCCTTGATTCGGAGGGGCAGACCGTGCTCGCGGGCCGGAGCGTGGGAAACATGCTGGTGGAACGCCACCGCGCCGAACTCCCTGACGGCATCTTCTGCGCCAACGATCTTCTGGCCCTCGGCGTCATGCAGTCCCTCACCATGACGCACACGCTCAGGATCCCTGAGGACATCGCATTGATCGGCTACGACGATATCGACTTTGCAGTCTCTGCCGTGGTGCCGCTTTCCTCGATCCGCCAGCCCACAGAGGCCATCGGACGTACCGCCATTGAACTGCTTGCCGAAGAAGTGGAGGCGAGCACCGCCCGGCACCGCGCGGTGGTCTTCACGCCGGAACTCGTGGTGCGCCACAGCACCGGACCGGCTTAG
- a CDS encoding ABC transporter permease → MSQLTDALTSKTATGNGAGAEPGTGKHGRSPGKKPGKAPKIPQGRFSVHFAHYKWLYLLLLPGVIYFAVFRYAPMYGVSIAFKDYVPFLGVNGSQWVGFQHFEDFFSNPDFPRLLGNTLILAALSLLVAFPLTIILALLLNEVRLSILKRTVQTLVYIPHFLSWTIVASLSFLLFALDIGPLFQFINGLLGTHIDILSGPNWFRPLIVLQDIWKNTGWGTIIFLAALSTVDQDQYEAAIIDGAGRFRRVWHITLPGIRSTIIVMLILAIGQMLNTGFEQIYLMTNALNRSVADVFDTYVYFVGITQGAYSYSTAVGLFKSVVGIVLIFGTNWLAKRFNQSGLF, encoded by the coding sequence ATGTCGCAGCTGACAGATGCCCTGACCTCGAAGACCGCTACCGGCAACGGTGCCGGAGCGGAGCCCGGAACGGGCAAGCACGGCAGAAGTCCCGGTAAGAAGCCGGGGAAGGCGCCGAAGATTCCACAGGGCAGGTTCTCAGTCCATTTCGCCCATTACAAATGGCTGTACCTCCTGCTCCTGCCCGGCGTGATCTATTTCGCGGTCTTCCGCTACGCCCCCATGTACGGCGTCAGCATTGCGTTCAAGGACTACGTACCGTTCCTGGGCGTTAACGGCAGCCAGTGGGTGGGCTTCCAACATTTCGAGGACTTTTTCAGCAATCCCGATTTCCCCCGGCTGCTGGGCAACACGCTGATCCTGGCTGCCCTGAGCCTCCTGGTGGCCTTTCCGCTGACCATCATCCTCGCGCTCCTGTTGAACGAGGTCCGGCTCAGTATCCTCAAACGGACTGTGCAGACCCTCGTTTACATTCCGCACTTCCTGTCCTGGACTATCGTGGCGTCCTTGAGCTTCCTGCTGTTCGCGCTGGATATCGGACCGCTCTTCCAGTTCATCAATGGATTGCTGGGAACCCATATCGACATCCTTTCCGGCCCGAACTGGTTCCGGCCACTCATTGTGCTCCAGGACATCTGGAAGAACACCGGCTGGGGGACCATCATCTTCCTGGCGGCCCTTTCCACGGTGGACCAGGACCAGTATGAGGCCGCCATCATCGACGGCGCCGGCCGGTTCCGCCGGGTCTGGCACATCACGCTGCCCGGGATCCGGAGCACCATTATTGTGATGCTGATCCTGGCCATCGGGCAGATGCTGAACACCGGCTTCGAACAGATCTACCTGATGACCAACGCCCTTAACCGCAGCGTGGCCGACGTCTTCGACACCTACGTGTACTTCGTAGGCATCACCCAGGGCGCCTACAGCTACAGCACCGCCGTCGGACTTTTCAAGTCCGTGGTGGGGATCGTGCTGATCTTCGGCACCAACTGGCTGGCCAAGCGATTCAACCAGAGCGGACTGTTCTAA
- a CDS encoding carbohydrate ABC transporter permease: MKIHNTRGGRIFDAANYVFLALIGIITLLPFVYVFAGSFASEAEITRRAFFVWPEQFSLASYEYIFSTQAFIRALVTTVLVTAVGTLIQLILTVTMAYPLAKRNLRGRQLILSLVVFAMVFSGGMIPTFLVVKDLGLLNTYWALILPAAINPFSLIIIKNFFQELPAELEESAKMDGATEVGILWRILLPLSKPVLATFALFYAVGIWNDFMSPLLYLSDNSKWTLQMYLRQVTAASDLLGTGNVDPAYVPPEQGIKFAVIVVATLPILIFYPFLQKHFAKGMLIGSVKG; this comes from the coding sequence ATGAAGATTCATAACACCCGGGGCGGCCGGATCTTCGATGCCGCCAACTACGTCTTCCTGGCACTGATCGGCATCATCACGCTGCTCCCGTTCGTCTATGTGTTCGCGGGTTCCTTCGCCAGCGAAGCCGAAATCACCCGCCGGGCATTTTTCGTCTGGCCCGAGCAGTTCAGCCTGGCATCCTACGAATACATCTTCTCCACGCAGGCCTTCATCCGTGCCCTGGTCACCACAGTCCTGGTCACCGCGGTAGGCACACTGATCCAGCTGATCCTCACAGTGACCATGGCCTACCCGCTGGCCAAGCGGAACCTGCGGGGCCGCCAGCTGATCCTGAGCCTGGTGGTGTTTGCGATGGTCTTCTCCGGCGGAATGATCCCCACCTTCCTGGTGGTCAAGGACCTGGGCCTGCTCAACACCTACTGGGCGCTCATCCTGCCCGCTGCCATCAACCCTTTTAGCCTGATCATCATCAAGAACTTCTTCCAGGAACTGCCGGCGGAGCTGGAGGAATCCGCCAAGATGGACGGCGCCACGGAAGTCGGAATCCTGTGGCGGATCCTGCTGCCGCTGTCCAAGCCGGTGCTGGCGACGTTCGCGCTGTTCTACGCGGTGGGCATCTGGAACGACTTCATGTCACCGCTGCTGTATCTCAGTGACAATTCCAAATGGACCCTGCAGATGTACCTGCGCCAGGTCACGGCCGCCAGTGATCTCCTGGGTACGGGGAACGTGGACCCGGCCTACGTCCCGCCGGAACAGGGCATCAAGTTCGCCGTCATCGTGGTGGCAACCCTGCCCATCCTGATCTTCTACCCGTTCCTCCAGAAGCACTTTGCCAAGGGCATGCTGATCGGCTCTGTCAAGGGCTAA
- a CDS encoding YesL family protein, which produces MTCRLFGVYIFEKPITNVTWTTMASVPAMKKNRKEHAMMAGTFSARSYSFFDTLFWIACLNLLWIASTLLGLVILGVGPATAAAQILVRRRVRGDAAPLLRAFVAEYMRNLVPANLLALPVLVVAVALALNWNYFGGAADLLSQLIAAGTVVGAIFLAAVVCYLFPMYARYELPPGRHLMMSSRFAVRHLAGTVILLFVSAASIYASRALPGLIPFFSIGAWLFVTGWLCDRFFTANDESVAALAALQENLTDDGGHIHVSSRSAMKSPTSKAVVHRGASVT; this is translated from the coding sequence TTGACCTGCAGGCTTTTCGGGGTCTACATTTTCGAGAAACCGATTACCAACGTGACGTGGACCACCATGGCCTCCGTTCCGGCAATGAAGAAGAACCGAAAGGAGCACGCCATGATGGCTGGAACATTCAGTGCGCGTTCCTACTCATTCTTCGACACCCTGTTCTGGATCGCGTGCCTCAATTTGCTGTGGATAGCGTCCACGCTGCTGGGGCTTGTGATCCTGGGGGTAGGTCCGGCGACTGCGGCAGCGCAGATTCTGGTCCGCCGGAGGGTGCGGGGTGATGCTGCACCTTTACTTCGCGCCTTCGTGGCTGAATATATGAGGAACTTAGTCCCGGCCAATCTGCTGGCCCTGCCCGTACTGGTGGTGGCCGTGGCCCTGGCCTTGAACTGGAATTATTTCGGCGGCGCAGCGGACCTCCTGTCGCAGCTGATCGCAGCAGGAACCGTCGTCGGGGCTATCTTCCTGGCCGCCGTTGTCTGCTATCTGTTTCCAATGTATGCGCGCTACGAATTGCCGCCGGGGCGGCACCTGATGATGAGTTCGCGATTCGCCGTCAGGCATCTCGCTGGCACCGTGATTCTGCTGTTCGTCTCGGCAGCAAGTATTTACGCAAGCCGGGCCCTGCCTGGTCTCATACCTTTTTTCAGCATCGGTGCCTGGCTCTTCGTGACCGGCTGGCTCTGCGACCGCTTCTTTACCGCGAACGATGAATCAGTGGCCGCCTTGGCGGCGCTGCAGGAAAACCTTACGGACGACGGCGGGCATATCCACGTTTCCAGCCGTTCAGCCATGAAGTCGCCGACCTCCAAGGCCGTGGTCCATCGTGGAGCATCCGTGACCTGA
- a CDS encoding DUF1961 family protein encodes MLYSNPLAGPDDVADWVAEGPLKLAGGRGALQLSGFLDDEEFGDHAHWTFWCPVEFPDGVRISWEFLPLAEPGLAMVFFSASGHGGLDLFSPRLAPRTGHYPQYHSGDLDALHISYFRHKHAEERAFRTCNLRKSAGFELVAQAADPLPPAGDALDFYRMELVKDGPLVEFSINGLPVLAWTDPGGQVLGGGYFGFRQMAPLRAGYRNLVVARL; translated from the coding sequence GTGCTGTACAGCAACCCGCTGGCCGGCCCCGACGACGTCGCTGACTGGGTAGCGGAGGGGCCGCTTAAGCTGGCAGGCGGCCGGGGTGCTTTGCAGCTCTCCGGGTTCCTGGATGATGAAGAGTTCGGCGACCACGCGCACTGGACCTTCTGGTGCCCCGTGGAGTTTCCGGATGGCGTCCGGATCAGCTGGGAGTTCCTGCCGCTGGCGGAGCCGGGACTGGCGATGGTTTTCTTTTCGGCCTCAGGTCACGGCGGACTGGACCTCTTCTCGCCCCGGCTCGCGCCGCGAACCGGCCACTATCCTCAGTACCACTCAGGGGACCTCGACGCCCTACACATCTCCTATTTCCGGCACAAGCACGCGGAAGAACGGGCCTTCCGGACGTGCAACCTGCGCAAGAGCGCTGGCTTTGAGCTCGTGGCCCAAGCAGCCGATCCTTTGCCGCCGGCCGGGGATGCGCTGGATTTCTACCGGATGGAACTGGTCAAGGACGGCCCGCTGGTGGAGTTCTCCATCAACGGGTTGCCTGTACTCGCCTGGACGGATCCGGGAGGCCAGGTGCTGGGCGGAGGGTACTTCGGGTTCCGGCAGATGGCCCCGCTGCGGGCCGGATACAGGAATCTTGTTGTCGCGAGACTCTAG
- a CDS encoding L-rhamnose mutarotase translates to MRVCFRSSVQPALIDEYRRRHAAVWPEMLRALNDAGWNNYSLFLAEDGLLVGYVECDDFDAARARMALKDVNARWQAEMATLFEDSGQAPDEGFQVLEEVFNLDDQLAAATRSSSS, encoded by the coding sequence ATGAGGGTATGTTTCCGCTCATCGGTCCAGCCAGCGCTGATCGATGAGTACCGGCGCCGGCACGCGGCAGTCTGGCCAGAGATGCTCAGAGCGCTCAACGACGCGGGGTGGAACAACTACTCGCTGTTCCTTGCGGAGGACGGGCTCCTCGTGGGCTACGTGGAGTGCGATGACTTCGACGCGGCCAGGGCACGTATGGCCCTCAAAGACGTGAATGCCCGCTGGCAGGCGGAAATGGCGACACTTTTCGAAGATTCCGGCCAGGCGCCTGACGAAGGGTTCCAGGTCCTAGAGGAAGTCTTCAACCTGGATGACCAGCTGGCTGCAGCCACCCGGAGCTCCAGCTCCTGA
- a CDS encoding beta-galactosidase: MTLQEPSRPASVWGNVEGIAYGGDYNPEQWPQHVRREDLELMKEAGVTLLSVGIFSWALLEPVEGQYEFGWLDEVLDNLAAAGIKVALATATAAPPAWLVRKHPEILPVSADGTALGPGSRRHYTPSSAVYRWYATGITRFIAERYKDHPALALWHVDNELGCHVSEFYGEEDAAAFRLWLERRYGSIEALNAAWGTAFWSQNYGSFTEIVPPRVAPYTLNPSQQLDFQRFSSWALMDYYRELVAILRQVTPGIPATTNLMASSGAKSMDYFDWAGDLDVIANDHYLLAADAERHIELAFSADLTRGIAGGDPWILMEHSTSAVNWQPRNLPKMPGEMLRNSLSHVARGADAVMFFQWRQSFAGSEKFHSAMVPHGGRDTRVWREVVGLGSALQKLAPVRGSRVESKAAIVFDYEAWWASEIDSKPSRDVKYLDLMRAFHRSLFLRGIPTDIVHPSSSLEGYGLVLVCTLYAVSDADAANIAAAAQSGATVLVSYFSGIVDENDHVRLGGYPGAFRDLLGVRVEEFHPLLPGSQLKLSDGGVSSVWSEDLHLTGAEAVQTFTEFPLEGVPSLTRNSVGEGAAWYLATFPDAFGIEATVDRLLAESGVEPLASADMGVELMRRRSDDGGSFLFAINHSRSSAAVRAAGIDLLTGERFSGKVEAGSVAVIAED; the protein is encoded by the coding sequence ATGACTTTGCAGGAACCATCGCGCCCGGCTTCCGTCTGGGGCAACGTCGAAGGCATCGCTTATGGCGGCGACTACAACCCCGAGCAATGGCCGCAGCACGTCCGGCGCGAGGACCTGGAACTCATGAAGGAAGCCGGCGTCACCCTGCTTAGCGTGGGTATTTTCTCCTGGGCCCTCCTGGAACCGGTCGAGGGACAGTACGAGTTCGGCTGGCTCGACGAGGTGCTGGACAATCTTGCCGCAGCCGGCATCAAGGTTGCCCTGGCGACGGCCACCGCGGCTCCTCCGGCATGGCTGGTGCGCAAGCACCCGGAGATCCTGCCGGTCTCTGCCGATGGGACGGCGCTGGGGCCGGGCTCCCGGCGGCACTACACGCCGTCGTCGGCCGTTTACCGCTGGTACGCAACCGGCATCACGAGGTTCATCGCGGAGAGGTACAAGGATCACCCGGCGCTGGCGCTTTGGCATGTGGACAACGAGTTGGGCTGCCACGTCTCCGAGTTCTACGGCGAGGAAGACGCTGCCGCCTTCCGCCTCTGGCTGGAGCGCCGGTATGGCAGCATCGAGGCGCTTAACGCGGCCTGGGGCACCGCCTTCTGGTCGCAGAACTACGGCTCTTTTACCGAGATCGTGCCACCCCGTGTTGCCCCCTACACCCTGAACCCTAGCCAGCAGCTTGACTTCCAGCGGTTCAGCTCGTGGGCATTGATGGACTATTACCGTGAGCTCGTGGCGATATTGCGTCAGGTCACGCCGGGGATTCCGGCCACCACCAATCTGATGGCGTCGAGCGGCGCCAAATCCATGGACTACTTCGATTGGGCCGGCGACCTGGACGTGATCGCCAATGACCATTACCTGCTGGCTGCGGACGCCGAGCGGCACATCGAACTGGCGTTCAGCGCGGACCTTACCCGGGGAATTGCGGGCGGTGACCCGTGGATCCTGATGGAACATTCGACGTCGGCGGTCAACTGGCAGCCACGCAACCTGCCCAAGATGCCAGGCGAGATGCTGCGCAACTCCTTGTCCCATGTGGCCCGTGGGGCGGATGCAGTGATGTTTTTCCAATGGCGGCAGAGCTTTGCGGGATCGGAGAAGTTCCACTCGGCAATGGTTCCGCACGGCGGCCGCGATACACGGGTGTGGCGCGAGGTCGTAGGCCTAGGGTCTGCGCTGCAGAAGCTTGCGCCGGTGCGGGGATCCCGGGTGGAATCCAAGGCGGCCATCGTGTTCGACTACGAGGCGTGGTGGGCCAGTGAAATCGATTCCAAGCCCAGCCGGGATGTGAAATACCTGGACCTGATGCGGGCGTTCCACCGGTCCCTGTTCCTTCGGGGCATCCCGACGGACATCGTCCATCCTTCTTCCTCACTGGAGGGCTACGGCCTGGTCCTGGTCTGCACGCTTTACGCTGTTTCCGATGCCGATGCTGCCAACATTGCTGCCGCCGCGCAGTCAGGCGCCACTGTACTGGTCAGCTATTTCAGCGGGATTGTGGACGAGAATGACCACGTCCGGCTGGGCGGATATCCGGGGGCCTTCCGTGACCTTCTGGGAGTTCGGGTGGAAGAATTCCATCCTCTGCTGCCAGGCTCGCAGTTGAAATTGAGCGATGGCGGAGTCTCCTCCGTATGGAGCGAGGACCTCCATCTCACCGGCGCCGAAGCCGTCCAGACGTTCACGGAATTCCCGCTGGAGGGCGTGCCGTCACTCACCCGCAACAGTGTTGGCGAGGGCGCTGCCTGGTACCTTGCGACGTTCCCGGACGCCTTCGGTATCGAGGCGACCGTGGACCGGTTGCTTGCAGAATCCGGCGTTGAGCCGCTCGCTTCTGCGGACATGGGCGTTGAACTGATGCGCCGCCGTTCGGACGATGGTGGAAGTTTCCTGTTTGCGATCAACCACTCGCGCTCTTCCGCAGCAGTGCGCGCCGCAGGGATTGATCTGCTGACCGGTGAGCGGTTCAGCGGCAAGGTTGAGGCAGGAAGCGTGGCCGTCATCGCCGAGGACTGA
- a CDS encoding Gfo/Idh/MocA family protein has translation MRTPSGSAADSLPLNAIPAAFPAAATQAATRVALVGVHGFGTHHLSNLERLQKAGVVELVAVADPQPPAPGAVPGTAAVFPGLDELLAETKDLGIIIVATPIQTHAPLALAALAAGADLYLEKPPVASLADFNKLAAAADASGRSVQIGFQSLGSHTLAAIEEVIADGTIGTLQGISATGRWVRDRAYFKRSRWAGKRSIGSIDVVDGVATNPLAHAVATALRIAGARTLGDIASVETDLYRANDIESDDTSVIRIRTASGIPVTCALTICAAESVEPYVTLQGSEGTAVFHYTEDRLTINTAAGQTEQAYGRDDLTENLIAHRNNGARLISPLLDSGAFMRVLEAVRTAPLPAPIDPAYIRWEGDGDAAHAVVVGIEDALDRATRKHATFSELGLPWAASTRPLQPR, from the coding sequence ATGCGCACCCCGTCCGGCAGCGCCGCCGATTCGCTACCCCTCAATGCCATCCCTGCCGCCTTCCCGGCCGCAGCGACGCAGGCAGCAACTCGAGTAGCCCTCGTCGGTGTCCACGGCTTTGGCACCCACCACCTGAGCAACCTTGAACGACTCCAGAAGGCCGGCGTCGTCGAACTGGTCGCCGTGGCCGATCCCCAGCCACCGGCCCCCGGTGCCGTCCCGGGAACCGCCGCAGTTTTTCCGGGGCTCGACGAACTCCTGGCGGAAACCAAGGACCTGGGCATCATTATCGTGGCAACTCCCATCCAGACCCACGCACCGCTCGCCCTCGCTGCCCTCGCCGCGGGCGCAGATCTCTATCTGGAGAAGCCTCCGGTTGCGTCGCTCGCGGACTTCAACAAGCTGGCCGCGGCCGCCGACGCCTCCGGCCGCAGTGTGCAGATCGGCTTTCAAAGCCTGGGTTCCCACACATTGGCGGCCATCGAGGAGGTCATTGCCGACGGAACCATCGGTACTCTTCAGGGCATTTCTGCAACCGGCCGCTGGGTACGGGACCGCGCATATTTCAAACGCTCCCGCTGGGCCGGGAAGCGAAGCATTGGCAGCATCGACGTCGTCGACGGGGTTGCCACCAACCCCCTGGCCCATGCGGTGGCAACCGCCCTCCGGATTGCCGGAGCGCGCACCCTGGGCGACATTGCCAGCGTTGAAACGGACCTGTACCGCGCCAACGACATTGAATCTGACGACACCTCCGTAATCCGGATCCGGACCGCTTCCGGCATTCCTGTGACGTGCGCCCTGACCATCTGTGCTGCCGAATCTGTGGAACCCTACGTCACGCTCCAAGGCTCGGAAGGCACGGCCGTCTTCCACTACACCGAGGACCGCCTCACCATCAACACCGCGGCCGGCCAGACCGAGCAGGCCTACGGCCGGGACGACCTGACGGAAAACCTGATCGCGCACCGGAACAATGGTGCCAGGCTCATCAGTCCGCTCCTGGATAGCGGGGCATTCATGCGTGTCCTTGAGGCCGTCCGTACGGCACCGCTTCCGGCCCCGATCGACCCTGCCTACATCCGATGGGAGGGCGACGGCGACGCTGCACATGCCGTCGTCGTCGGGATCGAAGACGCGCTGGATCGAGCCACCCGGAAACATGCCACGTTCAGCGAACTAGGCCTCCCCTGGGCCGCATCAACCCGACCGCTTCAACCCCGCTAG
- a CDS encoding rhamnogalacturonan acetylesterase, with protein MKILLAGDSTVANCPTHEYPMSGWGAHLPRHVYSWAAVHNFAKGGASTESFRTERLWDQLLHAAEEGDLVLMQFGHNDQKNLHLAARTGYAANLRTMVAEVQALGAVPVLCTPVERRHFQDPPRPAAPAVLEESLEDYPEVVREIALELQLSLIDLNSWTRALYVRLGPEESKSLFCHFAPGEHAYWPAGLADNTHFSQRGAGLVAAYVAGQLTVLRFGQDQGEATSSEGPGRAGTDPASLITTTAGPA; from the coding sequence ATGAAAATACTGCTCGCCGGCGATTCCACGGTGGCCAACTGCCCCACCCACGAATATCCCATGAGCGGCTGGGGTGCCCATTTGCCCCGGCACGTGTACTCCTGGGCTGCCGTGCATAACTTCGCCAAGGGCGGAGCCAGTACCGAATCCTTCCGGACAGAAAGGCTCTGGGACCAGCTCCTGCACGCTGCGGAAGAAGGCGACCTGGTGCTGATGCAGTTCGGGCACAACGACCAGAAGAACCTCCACCTTGCCGCAAGGACCGGGTATGCCGCGAACCTGCGGACGATGGTTGCAGAAGTCCAGGCTCTCGGCGCCGTTCCGGTGCTTTGCACCCCAGTGGAGCGGCGGCACTTCCAGGACCCTCCGCGTCCGGCTGCGCCAGCCGTCCTGGAGGAATCCCTCGAAGACTACCCTGAGGTGGTCCGCGAAATCGCGCTTGAGCTGCAGCTGTCCCTCATCGACCTCAACAGCTGGACCCGCGCCCTGTACGTCCGGCTCGGGCCTGAAGAGTCAAAGTCACTCTTCTGCCACTTCGCACCGGGAGAGCACGCCTACTGGCCTGCCGGGCTGGCTGACAACACCCATTTCTCACAGCGGGGCGCCGGGCTGGTCGCCGCGTACGTGGCAGGGCAGTTGACAGTTCTCCGCTTCGGTCAGGACCAGGGCGAGGCCACGTCATCCGAAGGCCCCGGACGGGCCGGAACTGACCCGGCGTCACTGATAACGACGACGGCGGGACCGGCCTAG